One genomic window of Arachis stenosperma cultivar V10309 chromosome 10, arast.V10309.gnm1.PFL2, whole genome shotgun sequence includes the following:
- the LOC130958000 gene encoding glutamate--tRNA ligase, chloroplastic/mitochondrial-like isoform X2: MILFSYRIFFCIIFFLCAWTEGEFLLSVASIIVMLKLEKMKEAAKLKQLPPVCTGKWANATNELTKGTPYTYRFRVRKGNLKMNDIILGEETRRR, from the exons atgATATTATTCTCTTACAGGATATTTTTTTGCATCATCTTCTTTCTCTGTGCTTGGACTGAAGGGGAGTTCCTTCTTTCTGTTGCCTCCATTATTGTTATGTTG AAACTAGAAAAAATGAAGGAGGCTGCCAAATTAAAGCAACTGCCTCCTGTGTGCACAGGTAAATGGGCCAATGCAACAAATGAGCTGACCAAGGGAACTCCTTATACATATCGGTTTCGTGTCCGCAAAGgaaatttaaaaatgaatgaCATAATACTTGGCGAA
- the LOC130958000 gene encoding uncharacterized protein LOC130958000 isoform X1 gives MILFSYRIFFCIIFFLCAWTEGEFLLSVASIIVMLKLEKMKEAAKLKQLPPVCTGKWANATNELTKGTPYTYRFRVRKGNLKMNDIILGEGLLLANGLLHAQGGIRTPDTCLSGLETRRR, from the exons atgATATTATTCTCTTACAGGATATTTTTTTGCATCATCTTCTTTCTCTGTGCTTGGACTGAAGGGGAGTTCCTTCTTTCTGTTGCCTCCATTATTGTTATGTTG AAACTAGAAAAAATGAAGGAGGCTGCCAAATTAAAGCAACTGCCTCCTGTGTGCACAGGTAAATGGGCCAATGCAACAAATGAGCTGACCAAGGGAACTCCTTATACATATCGGTTTCGTGTCCGCAAAGgaaatttaaaaatgaatgaCATAATACTTGGCGAA ggtttgctattggccaatgggttgctgcatgcacaaggcggaattcgaactcccgacacttgcttaagcggacta